The window tctgatctaaatcgcaaagttgaggagtATATTTGCACATTTGTCCTTTATTATATGAtcaacggaaaagggtcaaatatacccatgtactattggaaaagagttaaatatacctctcgttatactttgggtccaaatatatccctaccgtcatactattggttcaaatatacccctcctccgttaaGTTTGTCCAAGCTGAACATTCAATCTCACGCGGCACTAATACTTAATGAGGTGGATGCTGCATGGCCTGCCACCTCAGCGTCCCTACCCCATTTTACCCCTCTCCTCTAATTTTTCTTCCACCGCTAATTTTCTTCCCTCAACTACCTTACCGCCACTATTACCCCCTCTTCAAATTCAAAGCAAATCCACCTCAAACAGGGAATCAGAGGCACAAGACTCATCAGGACTAATATGGGACAACAAAGAATTGATAGCGTCAGGTGACCCAATTAGGCTGAGCAAACCCAACAGGAGAAACTGAGGGTAATAAAACTgacagaagaagaaaaaaaagccTAAATTGGTGGTGTGAGTGCCACAAAAAACAGTTGGACAAATGGAGAGGAGCCTATCAAATCGCCGTCCCCGAACCGGTGAGTTTGCTTTGAGCCACGAATTGTCCCCACCTTGAAAAATGGAACCGCCAGCGATAAAGCCATCGGTGAATCACCCGGCGAATATTTTCAGTTATTCTCAAGCAAATTAAGCAATTACTCTTGCAAATCAGTGCCAAATGCCCCAGCGGCGCAACTTCAATTTGAAGAAAATGGTGGCAGTAATGGTGGTGGAGGGAcggaaattttagtggtggaagaaaaACAAGAGGAGAGGGGTAAAATGGGGTAGGGACGCTGAGGTATCATGCCATCGTGGCATCCGCCTCATCAAGTATCAGTGCCACATAGGATTGGATGTCCAACTTGGACAAACTTAGCGAAGGAGGGGTACATTTGAATTAATAGTATGATAGTAGGGTTATATTTGGAcacaaagtataacgaggggtatatttggcccttttccgtatgaTCAATGGTGAAAGCACGGCTCGCACTATCGATAGAAGAAATTTCAACTCTTATtccacgtttttttttttctaaattgaAGATTCATAATCTGGATTGTTGGTTtcgaaaaaatttgaaaaattatgTTTGATTAAAGGACAAGGTATTTAATAAAGAATTTAAGTGCACAAATTATTTGACACTATCAGGTAAAATTACCTGTTATCGCAGGTTATCCATtcttttcaataattttttttaatcttttcctAAAATTAAGCACTACAATTACTATCTCTCTCCTCCAAATCCTCCTTTTAACTAAAGCCCTTTTCCAAAACCTGCTTGCATTATTTGTTCGACTTTTTTTCAACTCTTTATGACTTTGATCTCTTTACTATAAACTTAAGTACTTTAAAATTTTGATGCAAATTTTTATATGATACCTGCAGTTAGCCAGCCAGTTACAGATGCTTCTCAAGTCTCAactaaaagagaagaaaattaaaattaaaactttatTTATAGAGCAGtcacaaagaaaataaaaacaatatGTAAGAGTAAATACTTAAAGCAAAAGAAGCTACTGAAGGGCAATAATGGTTAAAGCACTGAGAATTACTTCTCGCAAGGTTCACAACATTGAAAGATCACTTAAAATCTTAAATGACAGTGACGACCTTATTGAGAGAAAAATCATGGAAACTTAAAAGATTTAATTTAACGCTAACTAGGGACACAATTTAATTTACGTCAAAAAGGAAATAACAAATTTGATTATAGATTTTTATATCTGTTAATAAAAATACAAGtaaattttacatgtttaaagtgtaaaaaattattactaCTAGTCTGTACGTACCTTATTAAGTAAATTGTGTTCATTTCTTATTCATAAGTTTTGAAAGATACAAAATGTCTGTTCTCTATTTTAATCAAATAAGAAAAAATGTGTTAATACATATTCGAAAGATCTTTTGAATATTTATTAACACATAATTTCTTATTCTATTCATTTGTACAATAACCAAATATACAAGTAAGATTAATAAAACCTTATCTCCGAAAATTTATTTCGAACAAAACAAAATAATAAAGCTGACCTTAATATTTATTACTTCATCTATTTGATAATAAGTGGTatttttatcttttcattttgtttcaaaataagtcttCGTTTATAAAATCAAGAAgccattgattttttttttctttcaattttatTCTTATTTAAATTAATGTAGTCTTACGTAACCAAGAAATCATTAAAGATCTACTTCTTTTCAAGGCATTTTATTTaaggtaagttagtaaaaacattTCTTACTTTTTAGATTAATTTTTTAAGGAATGTGCTCAAactaaaaacaccacttattatgagATGGGATATATTTTATACTTAAATAAATGGAACAATAACTGATTccattaaaaaaataaagagaacACAAATACATGTCCACAGAAATACACTGCTAAACACGTGCCCAAGGTAAGAAGATCAAAGGCTGCAATACTTCTTTTAATGACACCTAAATCTGCATAAATGAAAATTATCATAATTACCCTCAAGATTGAATTCAATCCAGAAAGCAACATGTCGATCCGAATTTCATACTCGCTCTTCTAACATAGTAGAAATTCATTGCATGAGAGTTGTTAAGGATTTATATCCAAGTTCCCCTTATCTCTGTTTTCATGTTTTCCTTGCTTTGTCACCGTCGCAATCTGttaaagaaaaaatataaaatgcAGAAAGTAGGATTGACTTTAAATGGCTAGGCAATACTTGCAATTTTCTTGGCATACTATTACTAAGACAATTAAACAATTAGGCCATTTGTACGGTTAATAAGGCCAAGAAGTTTCGTTCACTAATATTGTAGGTATTTGACTTGATATGATCTAATTAATGTGAGGCCGtgcaaaacaaaaataaaaataaaaaaatgttacTGTTATACGTAGTGGGTTTCAGCTGCGGGTATCCCAAACGAAAGAAAAGTTCAATCAATTAATGCAATGTAAGGAAGAAAATGAGGATGTGGGTCCAAATGCTAGTATTTCAAATAAAAGAAGATATCCGTAATTACTCTCTcattctcaatttatgtgacattatttgatttgatttgaaatttgtgattcaaaataagttttaaaTATATGAGACGGTAatttcataaaattaaattatttttaatattgaaatgtgacatttttttaacagataaaaaaaaaaaaaagatgtgcCATATAACTTTGGACAAAAGGAGTATTATTTTTTCTGTTATAGAAAATGTTAAATTTAACAATTTATCAAGACGTTAAATAAATTTCTAAATTAAAAATCCTTGATTAAGTTTGGTGCCAGTCAAACTTAGTCAGTTGAATCTCTAAAACTAATAAGGTGCCTCTCTAGGTGGTTGATCAATTGGAGACGTAGCTAACTACTCCATACAAAATATTTCattatttcaatttcaacttgaaatattatttgcaaatcAAGATTCATTTTATAATATAGTCAATTATTTCAAATTCAACTTGAAATAGAGAATTTGAGAAGTATTTTAAGTGAAATAATATGTTTTACTcgcaaaattttaatttttttctaagtgaaATTGATGCCCAAATTTTTTTCCCCCTGATTTCAACAAAATATTGTCCAAATGCCGACTGAATGATTTGTTCTTGTCCTCCACCGaagctataattttttttatttttgctaaGAATGCCCTTATTGATGCACCAAATAAAGCtataatttggaaatatgaaAGCTTTAAAGAATTTGAACCTACACTGCTCTAgctactattttaattttttttttctttatttaattGTGTGTCACGTTTTATTTTTTTGCCTATACGAAAAATTTATATATGAAATGTAAAATTGCTGTATTATTGAGTCCTTTTCTAGACTTAATTTTTGATAAGACACCAAATACTGTACTTTTATTTTCTGCGAAAAGGGTTTATGTAGGGACTTGATCGATGTTTTGTCACTCTCATCATCAGTAATTGGAGGATGTATAATGATTTTTGCCACAGACTGAGAGAAGTGGTAGGCCaaattttcacaaaaaaaaaaaaaaaagaagccttAATTTGTGATTAATGGGGGGTTTGTGATTAATGGGGGGCTTCTGTGAGTCTCTATATTTATCGGAATGTGTCACTACGATAATACACTATCAATGAAAGAAATAATTATTAGTACACTAGAAAAAGAAGACTTGAATTGTGATTAATGGTAAATTCCTTTCTTAATCGTCATCTCTACCCCTTTTTTTCCCTTCTATATTCTTCATTTTCTACTAATAGACTTTAATTCCTACTTTGTTATTGCAAATGTATAGTTATTTTTTCCCTCAAAGTTAAAATTAATTTATGTATGCCACAAATCGAGATATTCAATTCTAGCCTTGCTACAGTTTTCACCCATTCGGTCATTCCTTCTCGATGCCTCTTTTTTAGTcattttaattttaataaaaaaaaattataattttttatgcTCTGTATAATTATATGCTAGAACCTGCCACTGGGATACACAATTAATGAGAGAAATCTCTGCTCTTGTTCCACGGTTATTTTCGGAATTATCCACATAAATGTATCTTTAAGCTATTGTTTGCTATTGTTTAAGTTGTCTCCGTTTGTTCATATCATATGTATGGTATGTTTAGTCGTACAGAAAACAAGTTAACAATCAGCTTACATGTAGCGTATTTTAATACTCCATAATTTAACTTATCTCTGCTTGAAAATGTCATATGCATTAATGAGTTTAATAATACAGAAAACGAGTCAGTCAACAATCTACTTGTATGTGGCGTGAATTTCAATTCTCCACACAGAAATAAACGTTTAAAACTAAAGAGAAAAAATCATCAAAAGTTGTGTTGGGTGGTAAGTATGTTTTCATTCTTAATCAGAATTCAGATGTCTCGAGCTTAGAAAATAGAATCGCTTTTGATAGAGAGCGCTTCATCCATTAAAGTGAGACTTCTCCTTGTGAATTCACATTTATCAGGATCAAAAATAGGTATCAGACACAGAATGACTTAAATTCAAAAAGAACTAGAGAAAAAATTACCAATTAATATGCCCTTGATAACTCTCTCTTCTTCTTGTTTTTTTCTCAAAAGACAAATGATTACTGTAGATTAAAGATCATAGTATAGCATTCCCATAGAGTTTGAACAATATTTTGGAAAATCTTTTGTAAAAAATATtggtgattaaaaaaaaaaaacttcagcaAAACAAAAACGAAAGTATTTGGATAACAGGTTCCctaaaaaaaaaggaggaaagaTTTTACAAGTTACTTttgttaaaagaaaaaaatatacacaaaaaaCGGAGAGGAATCGCAATCCCAAGCAAAAATCTTTAAAATTTCCATTTCACGTCAACTTGGACCACTTCTAAACTTCTAGATAGTTTTAATTCGTCACTCACACCCTTGTATCTATCCTCtattaattttctttttctttttttgacttAAGCATCAGTGTTCAAATCTCATTAGTTAATTACTTCGGATTgttgaaaaaaaattaatttggaTTTGCACGCCTGATCCACTTAGGGAGAATATGTTTCGTATCCGAATTTTCCATTTTTAAGGCTCAAAATAGAACCCTCAATTAAGAATGATTAATTCTATCCGTCCCACCATACGCTTAAAGGAATTATTAGGTTCACAAGTAAGTTATTCCAGAATTATAGTTCTGATATTATAATATTTGGATTAATTTATTTCACCTCCCATGTGAATAAGTTTGATAGATACTTAGTTTGATATGATAAGATAAAGATATCCTAGGATTAAGTTTGTATTAAAACTTAAGGTATAAGTTTATCCTAAAATTTGTTGTACCTTCGATCAAACAAAATAAATTTAACCTAAAATCTAATTTATTTCACCTCCCATGTGAATAAGTTTGATAGATACTTAGTTTGATATGATAAGATAAAGATATCCTAGGATTAAGTTTGTATTAAAACTAAAGGTATAAGTTTATCCTAAAATTTGTTGTACCTTGGATCAAACAAAATAAATTTAACCTAAAATCTAATTTTGAAATGTCCCACCTTATTCCTTAACCACCCTAAGTGTGCTTCATTTTGCAAAGAaagttactccctccggatcaataaaagagtccacttagcttttttttcttggataaaaaaatAATTCACTTAGCAAATCTAGAAAAAATTAACtttgttttttcatatttgcccccattaagtgttatatgatcaaatctgaATTCCTACTTAATTACGGGTGGTTTAGTCAAATTGTCAATTTTTgtctagaagttagtattttcttaggGGGTGCGCAAATGACTAAATGGACtcttttttgatccggagggagtataatgTTTTCACGAAAGTCGCTTTAGTCCAAATGTCTCATTGGATACATATACATGCCTAGATAAGATAACATCATTTAGCATTAAACATTAGCCACACATAACATTAGAAAGCACAAATTATGGATCAACTGATACCAAGTCCACCAAATTCAAGCCCTCTTACTCCTCTTACCTTCTTGGAAAGAGCTGCCACTATCTATGCAGATTGCCCTTCCATTATCTACAATAACACTACCTACACTTGGTCGCAGACCTGCACGCGGTGCCTTAAACTCGCCTCTTCTATTGCTTCTCTAATTGGCACTCACGGAAGCCATGTTGTTTCCGTGGTTGCCCCTAACATACCTGCCATGTACGAACTTCATTTCGCGGTTCCCATGGCGGGTGCTGTCCTCAACACAATTAATCTCCGTCTTGACGCCCGTACTATCTCTGTCCTCCTCCAACACAGCGAATCAAAGCTCGTGTTCGTGGATTGCCAATCCATATCTTTAGTTCTCGAAGCTTTATCGTTGTTCTCACCGGTATCTAACCGTCCACTCCTCGTTCTCATCGAAGACGACGAGTTCAGGACTCTAGAAACTAGTGAATATATCAGCACGTATGAGAAGTTGGTGGAAAAAGGTGATTCAGGGTTCAACTGGATCCGTCCGAAAAATGAATTTGATCCGATTACGATGAATTACACTTCAGGAACTACCTCTGCCCCGAAAGGAGTTGTTCATAGCCATAGGGGTATTTTTATAGTTTCGTTGGATTCTTTGTTACAATGGTCCGTTCAAAAACAGCCGGTTTTTTTATGGACACTTCCTATGTTTCATGCAAATGGTTGGAGCTATCCTTGGGGTATGGCAGCAGTTGGTGGAACTAATATCTGTTTGAGAAAATTCGACGGAAAAATCATTTATGAATCAATTGAGAAATACAACGTGACTCATATGTGTGCTGCACCTGTTGTACTCAACATGTTGTCGAATGCCCTGAACAAGAAGCCGTTAAAACATCCTGTTTATATAATGACAGCTGGATCACCACCCCCTTCAACTGTCCTGTTTCGGACAGAGTCCCTAGGGTTCGTTCTACATCATGGATATGGTCTGACAGAAACAGGCGGACTAGTGATTTCCTGTACATGG is drawn from Lycium barbarum isolate Lr01 chromosome 8, ASM1917538v2, whole genome shotgun sequence and contains these coding sequences:
- the LOC132606343 gene encoding 2-methylpropanoate--CoA ligase CCL4-like — protein: MDQLIPSPPNSSPLTPLTFLERAATIYADCPSIIYNNTTYTWSQTCTRCLKLASSIASLIGTHGSHVVSVVAPNIPAMYELHFAVPMAGAVLNTINLRLDARTISVLLQHSESKLVFVDCQSISLVLEALSLFSPVSNRPLLVLIEDDEFRTLETSEYISTYEKLVEKGDSGFNWIRPKNEFDPITMNYTSGTTSAPKGVVHSHRGIFIVSLDSLLQWSVQKQPVFLWTLPMFHANGWSYPWGMAAVGGTNICLRKFDGKIIYESIEKYNVTHMCAAPVVLNMLSNALNKKPLKHPVYIMTAGSPPPSTVLFRTESLGFVLHHGYGLTETGGLVISCTWKNQWNKLPATERARLKSRQGVRTVGMTEVDVIDPESGVSVKRDGSTLGEIVLRGGCVMLGYLKDPEGTSKCMKNDGWFYTGDVSVMHPDGYLEIKDRSKDVIISGGENLSSVEVESVLYAHPAINEAAVVARPDEFWGETPCAFVSLNGKVKTSEKDIIEFCRAKLPRYMVPKTVIFKEELPKTSTGKIQKFVLRDIAKSMGKTSSMKMSRM